One window from the genome of Natrialba magadii ATCC 43099 encodes:
- a CDS encoding DUF7521 family protein: MSAQPVRLDEATMFELLTVVSLFLVALFGTVIAYQAYRGYRRNDARSMLYLAVGLLLLTLCPFVLNVVLNTLAATDRIVTVFAENLSRLLGLVAIMYSLYGQH, from the coding sequence ATGAGTGCCCAGCCTGTTCGCCTCGACGAGGCCACGATGTTCGAACTCCTCACAGTTGTGAGTCTCTTCCTCGTCGCGCTGTTCGGGACGGTAATCGCCTATCAGGCCTACCGTGGCTATCGCCGAAACGATGCGCGCTCGATGCTGTATCTCGCGGTTGGGCTGCTCTTGCTGACGCTGTGCCCGTTCGTGCTCAACGTCGTGCTCAATACGCTGGCGGCGACGGATCGGATCGTGACGGTGTTCGCCGAGAATCTGAGTCGACTGCTCGGACTGGTCGCGATTATGTATTCGCTGTACGGACAGCACTGA
- a CDS encoding ArsR/SmtB family transcription factor: MSEDSDPNTDLSTVLSVLDDEYAREILTHTSVEPMSASTLSDRCDASLPTIYRRLDRLEECRLVTEETELAPDGNHYSIYSANLDRLELSLEDGSFDLQVNYHEEDVADKFTRMWEGMR; encoded by the coding sequence GTGAGTGAGGATAGCGATCCCAATACCGATCTCTCGACCGTTCTCTCCGTGCTCGACGACGAGTACGCGCGAGAGATCCTCACGCACACGAGCGTCGAACCCATGTCTGCTAGTACACTGAGTGACCGGTGTGACGCGTCCCTGCCGACGATCTACCGTCGCCTCGATCGGCTCGAGGAGTGCCGACTCGTCACTGAAGAGACCGAACTCGCCCCGGACGGCAACCACTATAGCATCTACAGCGCGAATCTCGATCGACTAGAGCTCTCACTCGAGGACGGCTCGTTCGATCTGCAGGTGAACTACCACGAAGAGGACGTCGCCGACAAGTTCACCCGAATGTGGGAGGGGATGCGATGA